Proteins encoded within one genomic window of Eurosta solidaginis isolate ZX-2024a chromosome 1, ASM4086904v1, whole genome shotgun sequence:
- the LOC137242340 gene encoding general odorant-binding protein 99a-like, whose translation MKFFIAILAVVALAHAEVEWKVKTPAEIKAIREECLKELPLSEETIQHLKNFDFPDEEPVRKHLLCSTKKLGIFSEHEGYNAERVAQQFKTDLDAAEVLAIAQGCADMNEQGSSAEVWAYRGHKCLVSSKIGEQIKAHLRKQAEEHA comes from the exons ATGAAGTTTTTCATTGCGATCCTTGCCGTTGTTGCACTG GCCCATGCCGAAGTTGAATGGAAAGTAAAGACTCCAGCCGAAATTAAAGCAATCCGCGAAGAATGTCTCAAGGAACTTCCACTTAGCGAAGAAACCATTcaacatttgaaaaattttgattttcccgATGAGGAGCCTGTACGCAAACATTTACTCTGTTCCACTAAGAAATTGGGCATCTTTAGCGAACATGAAGGTTATAATGCCGAACGTGTTGCCCAACAATTTAAAACCGATTTAGATGCAGCTGAAGTATTAGCTATTGCACAAGGATGCGCTGATATGAACGAGCAAGGCAGCAGCGCTGAGGTTTGGGCATATCGCGGTCACAAGTGTTTGGTCTCAAGTAAGATTGGTGAGCAGATAAAGGCTCATCTCAGAAAGCAAGCAGAAGAACATGCTTAa
- the LOC137242325 gene encoding general odorant-binding protein 99a-like — protein MKFFIAILAVVALAHAEVEWKVKTPAEIKAIREECLKELPLSEETIQHLKNFVFPDEEPVRKYLLCSTKKLGIFSEHEGYNAERVAQQFKADLDAAEVLAIAQGCADKNEQGSSAEIWAYRGHKCMVSSKIGEQIKAHLRKQAEEHA, from the exons ATGAAGTTTTTCATTGCGATCCTTGCCGTTGTTGCACTG GCCCATGCCGAAGTTGAATGGAAAGTAAAGACTCCAGCCGAAATTAAAGCAATCCGCGAAGAATGTCTCAAGGAACTTCCACTTAGCGAAGAAACCATTcaacatttgaaaaattttgtttttcccGATGAGGAGCCTGTACGCAAATATTTACTCTGTTCCACTAAGAAATTGGGCATCTTTAGCGAACATGAAGGTTATAATGCCGAACGTGTTGCCCAACAATTTAAAGCCGATTTAGATGCAGCTGAAGTATTAGCTATTGCACAAGGATGCGCTGATAAGAACGAGCAAGGCAGCAGCGCTGAGATTTGGGCATATCGCGGTCACAAGTGTATGGTCTCAAGTAAGATTGGGGAGCAGATAAAGGCTCATCTCAGAAAGCAAGCAGAAGAACATGCTTAA